The genomic DNA AGGTGATGAGCAACCCGATTGCTGGGACCTGCCCCCGGGGCGAAAGCCCCGTCGAGGACCGCCGCCTCGCCGGAGAGATGCTCGCCGATGATAAGGAGCGAGCCGAGCACACGATGCTTGTCGACTTGGCACGCAACGACGTCCGTCGGGTCAGCGAGGCCGGTAGCGTGCGCGTCGAGGAGTTCATGAACGTCCTGAAATACAGCCACGTCCAGCACATCGAGTCGACGGTAACGGGACGGCTCCGCGAGGACTGTGACGCCTTCGACGCGACGCGAGCGTCCTTCCCGGCTGGAACGCTCTCGGGCGCGCCGAAGATACGCGCGATGGAAATCATCGACGACCTCGAACGGACGCCGCGGGGGGTCTACGGCGGCGGTGTCGGGTACTACTCCTGGAGCGGTGACGCCGACTTCGCTATCGTCATCCGCACCGCGACCGTCGAGCGGGGCCGCGGCGTTGCGGGCACCGACCGGATAACCGTGCAAGCCGGGGCAGGCATCGTCGCTGACTCCGACCCCGAGAGCGAATACGAGGAGACCGAACAGAAGATGGACGGCGTGCTTGAGGCCATCGAGGCTATCGAGACGCCGCGTGCCGAACCGGAGGACCAACGATGACGCGGGTCGTCTTCATCGACAACTTCGATTCGTTCACGTACAACCTCGTGGAGTACGTCAGCCAGCACGACGGCACCGAGACGGCCGTCCGGCGGAACACGGCGTCGCTTTCGGAGATCGAGGCGCTCGACCCCGACGCTATCGTCATTTCGCCGGGGCCCGGTCACCCGAAAAACGACCGCGACGTCGGTGTCACAATGGACGTGGTCAGCGAACTGAGCACCGAGGTCCCGACCCTCGGCGTCTGTCTCGGGCTGGAAGCGGCCGTCTACGCGCACGGTGGCACCATCAGCCGCGCGCCGGAACCGATTCACGGCAAGGCGTTCCCGGTCGACCACGACGGTGAAGGTGTCTACGCCGGGCTTGAGCAGGGTTTCCGGGCCGGACGGTATCACTCGCTCGTTGCCGAGTCAGTTCCGGACTGCTTTGCGGTGACAGCCACGACCGACCACGAGGGCGAAGAACTGGTGATGGGCGTCCGCCATCGAGCGCATCCGCTCGAATGCGTGCAGTTCCATCCCGAGTCCGTACTGACAGGCGTCGGTCACGACATTATTGCGAACTTCCTCGACACTGTTCGGGGACAGTAGCCGGACGAACTGGCGAAGCGACTGTCCGAGCGAAGAATCATAAATAATGATATACTTGCGGCACAGGCACGCGGATGCGTTCGCTGGCGGGCGCTCGACTGTTGCCGGCTGTTTTTGATTCGGAGCAACGACAGCGCTCCGCACCGCCGACAACCCGACCCCCAACTATTTCCAGTGGAAACATGCCTGCCTTCGTGCGGTCTCTACGCTTCCGATTTCACTTTCACCGTGGACCGGCTAGGCTTATGTGTTCCCGACGACTCCGTAGTTCCCGTACGAGGAGGGGACCATGCATAGTTACCGAACACCGCCGCGTGTGTGTCTCCCTCTGTTATCGGATAGACGATACATTCCCCGATGCCAAGGGTTATTTGGCGCCCCGCAGTACGAAATTCCCGTCACAATGTCCCGCTCAGTTAGCTTCGATCCACAAGTATATCGAACGAAACGAACAGCCACAGCCCGGAGGGCCGAATGATGTCCGGGCAGGAACTCTCCGCGGACGAACTCACGCTCCCCATCAAACGAACCGAGGGCGACACCCTCGAAGAACGACTCACCGGTAACGCCTATCACAACATTCTCCCGGCCCGCTACCTCCGCAAGGACGCCGACGGCGAACTCATCGAAGAACAGGAAGACCTCTTCGAGCGAGTCGCGAAGAACGTCGCGCTCGCCGAGGCCGTCTTCGAGGCCGAAAAGCAGGGAGTCGAGGTCACCGTCACGCCGGACCAACTCAAGCCCGACCACCCACGGCGTGATGAACTCGCCGCTGAGGTCTTCGGCGCGGGCGTCACGGCAGACGACGACGCCGAGACGGCGCTTTCTGTCTACAACGTCAACAAGTTCGCCTACGATACGATTGTGCCTGCGCTGCCCGACGAGGTTCGCGACCACGTCGAAGCGACTGCCGACGCCTTCCAAGAGCAGATGGAGTCGCTTTCCTTCATGCCGAACTCGCCGACGCTGATGAACGCTGGCGACGAGCTCCAGCAGCTTTCGGCCTGTTTCGTCGACAGCCCCGAAGACGACATTGACGACATCCACCAGACCGCAAAGGAGGCCGCCCAGGTCTTCCAGAGCGGCGGCGGCATGGGCTATGCGTTCTGGCGGCTCCGCCCGTACGGCGATGCCGTCGGCTCGACGGGCGGCATCGCCTCCGGGCCGATTACCTTCATGCGCACGTACGACCAGATGTGTGAGACCATCGCCCAAGGGGGTGCCCGCCGCGGCGCGCAGATGGGTGTCATGCGCATCTCCCATCCCGATGTCATCCAGTTCATCCACGCCAAGAACAAGGACGTCTCGCTGGCGGAGACGCTGCGTCTGAACGACCCCGACGACTTCACACACAACTCCTTCCAAGAAGCCCTCGAAGAGGCCCGCGAACTCATCGACGAGGACGGCAAGGTGCCCAAGCACCTCCGCAACGCCGTCGAAGGTCACCTTTCGAACTTCAACATCTCCGTCGGCGTCACGGACGGCTTTATGGAGGCGCTGAAGAACGGCGAGGAGTTCACCTTCACGAACCCCCGGACCGACGAGCCCCACATCGCC from Natronomonas pharaonis DSM 2160 includes the following:
- the trpG gene encoding anthranilate synthase component II, coding for MTRVVFIDNFDSFTYNLVEYVSQHDGTETAVRRNTASLSEIEALDPDAIVISPGPGHPKNDRDVGVTMDVVSELSTEVPTLGVCLGLEAAVYAHGGTISRAPEPIHGKAFPVDHDGEGVYAGLEQGFRAGRYHSLVAESVPDCFAVTATTDHEGEELVMGVRHRAHPLECVQFHPESVLTGVGHDIIANFLDTVRGQ